The Fulvivirga maritima genome segment TTTAGGAGCCGGAGTAAGGTATGAGACAGTTAGACAGGAAGTAATTTGGGATTTCAACCAGGATCGTAATGAATATGGCGAAAACTTGTCAGAAAGAAACCCTAACTATATTCTTCCGAGTTTTAACTTAAAGTATTCACTGTCAGAAAATGACATTATTAGACTAGCGGCTAGTAAATCATATACTTTCCCGCAGTTTAAGGAAGTAGCTCCGTTCTTATATGAAGATGTTAACTTCTCAAGTTTTGGTAACCCAGATCTTAAGCCTGCTGATAACTATAATGTTGATTTAAAATTTGAGAAGTATTTTGGTAAGGGAAATCTATTTGCGGTAACTGGTTTCTATAAGCATATTGAAAATGCTATCAACCGTGTTCTTGTAACTTCAGCAGCGACAGAATTGTCTTATGTAAATACAGGTAATGCTGATGTTTCAGGTATAGAACTCGAATTCCAGAAGAAAATTTGGGAGAAGCAGAAAGATGATAAATTCAGCTCGTTCTCAGTTGGAGTTAATGCTTCTTATCTGTACTCCAAGCAAAAGTTAGAAGACGATCCTGATGATAAACTTACTGTTCTATTCACGCATGATGAGGCTGAATTAGAAGGTGCATCACCCCTTTTATTAAATGCTGATATCTCTTACAAGTCAGAAACGGAAAACAAAGGCATAACTGCAGCATTAGTGTTCAATTATTTCAGTGATCGTATTTATACAATTGGTACTGCTGATAGAGATAACATTATGGAAAAGGGGATACCAACTTTGGACATAATTTCTTCATATAGATTTAACAAAAATTTTCAAGTTGATTTCAAAGCACAGAATATCTTAGACCCTGAATATAAGTTATCTCAAGATATCGGATCTGGTGAAAGTTTTGTGATTCAAAACTTTCAGAGAGGAGCTAAGATTTCTTTGGGATTAACCTTTAAACTTTAAACTCTAAATAACTTATTGATTATGAAAATTGCTTCGAAATTTCTTTCGTTAATGGCACTGACAGGACTTTTAGTATTCTCATCATGTGGTGACGACGATGACGGTGGATCTACACCTGAACCAACAAAAGATGGTATTATAGAAAGCCAAGATGATGCGGATTTAGATGCTGCAGATTTGAAAGGATCTGTAACCGCAGACATTAAATTGGATGCAGCTACTGAGTGGACTTTGACAGGTCCATTGGCCGTAAAGTCAGGGGCTACTTTAACTATAGAAGCTGGAACTACTATTAAAGCTGTTGCTGGTGGCACGAATGTATATATGGTTATCGAAACGGGTGCTAAAATTATGGCAGAGGGTACAGCTACGGATCCTATCAAAATAACTTCAGCTGCTTCTAACCCTCGTTCTGGTGACTGGGGTGGTTTAATAGTGAATGGTCTTGCTCCAATTAGTGGAGGGGGTACATCCACTACAGAGGTATTGCCTTTGTCATATGGTGGTGACGCCGTTGAGGATAACTCAGGTGTAATTAAATATATGATTCTAGAGTATACAGGTGCTCGAATCAATGGAGAAAAAGAATTTAATGGATTTACTTTCTATGCTGTTGGCTCTGGAACTATTGTAGAAAATATTGCTATTAATTATGGAGATGATGATGGAATAGAGTTCTTCGGTGGTCGTGTTAATGTTAAAAATATATTAGCAGTAAACATCAGAGATGATATGTTTGACTGGACTCAGGGTTACCAAGGAACAATCACCAATGCGTACGGTATCAGACAGTCAGGTTTTACTGCTGAGTCAGAAGATGTTAGAGGTCTTGAAGGAGACGGTAACTTAGATGGAATTTCGCCAGACCAAGAAGGTCAGTCTGATGTAACTTTTAATGGTTTAACTATCATTAATGAGGATGAGACAACGAATTTTGCAGACCTTATTAAGGTAAGAAGAGGATCTTCTATTACAATAACTAACGGGTTTGTTTCTGATGTTGCTACAGCTGAAGACTTCATAGACTGCACAGATAAAAAAGGTCACGCTGCAGGTGGAACTATTACTGTTGTGGGAGCTGGTACAGTAGATATCGAAGATGTTCAAGCTGGGGATAATGAGGTAATTGTTACTGCTACAGAAGGTGAAACAGGTGGAGTTGATGCTGCTCTGTTCTCGTGGACAAGTATTCTTAACTAAGATAATATAGTATTGGCGTAGGTTGGTGTGGCTGCAACCAAATAAAACACCACAGTCAGAGAAATCTGCTACGTCAATATTAGATATGAGGACAACCAGAAATGGTTGTCCTTTTTTATTTAGGCATTAATTATATAACATAATAGTAATCTAAGCTTTTATAATGATATTATTATAATTATTAATTTAATATAATTATTAATTTAATATAATTAACTAAACCTAATGTGATTATGAAAAAGAAATTAAAATTTTGTCTTAGTGTTTTAGCCGTATTAATATTTTTTTCATCATGTGATGAAAATGAAATTCATAAGGCATCAACAGTAGAGAATGATCCAATGTTAATGATCGGGGAAGTGGTCAATAGAAAGGCAAGTCAGCAAGAACTTCAGTCTATTCCTGAACCTGATGCAAATACCTATCGTATAGGATGTGCTCTTAGTGATGATGTTCAGTGCGGAGAAGCTAGTTCTGAAGCAGCTTACTATATTGAGAATTGTTCGGTTTATCCAAAAAGTTGGCCTCCTTCAGGTGATGTTACACAATTCTACAAAGGTTTTTCATTTTATATGGATAGTGATGATGATGTTAGCATGGATATATATGAGGATGATCTTCAAGATCATGTTGATGAAATTATTGCTTCAACTGGATCAGTGTCTTACATAGATGCACAAATAATATATTGGCCTTGCAGTAAAGGTTATAATGCCGCAGTAATCCTGTATACCGTTTACAAATAAAACTAATCCCTAACCTGTAGGCTATTGATCTATTTTCAATGGCCTGTTTTTTTATTTAAAACTTTTATACTTATTGACCGTTTTTCCTATAGGATATGAATCATTAAATAATGAGTGGAACTGTACTAATCACAGGAGGAACGGGCCTCATAGGGGGCAGACTTACCGAGCTACTTCAGCAGAAAAATTATACGGTAAAATATTTGAGCAGAAACCCTAAAAAGGTGAAGAACATAGAGGCTTATGCCTGGGATGTTAATGCTCATACTATTGATGAAGCCTGCTTACAAGGAACTGATTATATCATTAACCTGGCAGGAGCGGGAATAGCTGATGAAAGGTGGAATAAAGAGAGAAAGAAAATTCTGTTAGAGAGTAGAACCCGATCTACGGCTTTACTGAAGGACCTCCTTCGAGATCATGAACATCAGGTGAAGGCTGTGGTGTCGGCGTCTGCCATTGGTTATTATGGTTATGACTCTGGTGGGGTTATGAAAAGAGAGGAAAGCCGTTTTGGAGATGATTTTTTGGCCACTGTAACTAAGGCCTGGGAGGCAGAAGCCGATCTTATTGCCGATCTGGGCATTAAAGTGTCAAAAATAAGAGTTGGTTTAGTGCTTACCCCGAAGGGAGGGGCGCTAGAAAAGCTAATGATCCCTGCAAAATTTGGATTGAATGCTCCATTAGGATCAGGGGATCAGTATATGAGCTGGATTCATATAGATGACCTTTGTCATCAGTTTATATATGCTATGGAAAATCAATTAATAGGACCATATAATGGCGTAGCTCCAAATCCTGTTACTAATAAAGAATTTACAAAAACTACTTCATCGGTGCTGCACAAGCCCGCTTTTTTACCTCCGGTGCCCGCTTTTATGTTAAAGCTGATTTTAGGCGAAATGGCTTCCATGCTATTAGGAGGGAGTAGAGTATCCTCAGAAAAGATAGAAGAAAAAGGTTTTCAGTTTCAATATCCACAGTTGCGTTCCGCATTAGAAGACCTTATCGGCTGAGCATAAGTTTGATAACTGTTTGTTATAAGAAAACTTATTAAGTATGTTTATCAGCTGTTTAAAATTTTAAGACAATGAAAGGAAAAAAGAGAAAGCAAGATCATATAGAGAATTTTGATGAATTAAGTGAAGACGAAAAAAGAATTATTCGTGCTTTTGAAGAGAAAGATTGGAATGAAATAAAAAGTTATGACTCCTGGGTGATATTCAAAGTAATGTCAGAGTTTGTGGAGGGGTTTGAAAAACTAGCCAAAATTGGCCCGTGTGTAACTATTTTTGGATCTGCCAGAACTCGTGATGACCACAAATATTATAAAATGGCTGAGAAAATTGCGGCTAAGTTGGTAAGACATGGCTATGGTGTTATTTCAGGCGGTGGTCCTGGTATTATGGAGGCGGCTAATAAAGGAGCCAAATCTGAAGGGGGTAAGTCAGTAGGACTAAATATTATTCTTCCATTCGAGCAGAAAGGAAATGATTACATAGACCCTGATAAGCTGATCACTTTTGATTACTTCTTCGTGAGAAAAGTAATGTTCACTAAATACTCTCAGGGCTTTATAGTTATGCCTGGAGGTTTTGGTACTTTAGATGAACTATTTGAAGCTTTAACCTTAATCCAAACCAAAAAAATCGGGAAATTCCCTATTGTACTGGTGGGTAAAGAATATTGGGGAGGCCTGATAGACTGGATCAAAGATGTAATGCTTACAGCTGCTAATAATGTGAGTAAAGAAGATCTTAATCTGTTTAAAATTGTAGAGACAGAAAAAGAGGCTGTGGAAGTAATTGATGACTTCTATGCTAAGTACCTTCTATCACCTAATTTTTAAAAAATTACTGTTCAGAGTTGGCTTTTGTGAACTATTTAAATCGTCTAAGAATTAAATAATTGTTGGTGCTAATTTTTTAAACTACAATACTTATGAAATACTTCCCTCATGCTATTTCGTTGCTATCATTAATCATTATATGTAGTTATGTAAAGTATGATAACAGCAGAGCTGAATCTGCTACTATTACTAAAAAAGCAGTTACGGCAGATATGCCGAGGTATAACATAAACCATGCTCCGGGAGGTGAATATATGGGATACTTAAATGCCGTTTCACTAGACATTCCCAGTGAGCTTACTTTTGCAGGAGAGAGGGTTCCTTTGGAAATTCCTGATGTGAAAGAGCGGTTAGATAGAGAGTTGCTGATTAATACTTATTGGCACAGCAGCACTATTGTATTGATAAAGAAGGCGCACCGATGGCTTCCTCAGATCGAAGAGATTTTGAAGAAGAATGATATTCCTGATGACTTTAAATATTTAACAGCCATAGAAGGCGGCTTTGCTAATGTGGTATCTCCTAGTAATGCCGTAGGCTTTTGGCAGATTCTCGAATCTTCAGGCAAAGAAAATGGCCTGGAGATAGATAGAGAAGTGGATGAACGCTATGATCCTTTAAAAGCTACCGAGGCTGCTTGCAGTTACTTGAGGAAGTCATATAAAAAATTTGGCAACTGGACTAACGTAGCAGCCTCATATAATAGAGGCATGGCCGGCCTGCAACGGGCTTTAGATAATCAAAAAGTAGACTCATACTATGATCTTCTGCTCAATGAAGAAACATCCAGGTATGTATTTAGAATTCTGGCGATTAAGGAAATCATTGAGCATCCTAAAAAATACGGTTTCAATATAGAGAAGAAACACCTTTATGATGCCGAAGAACTACGCTATGTAGAGGTGGATCATGATATTAAAGACCTAATAGCCTTTGCTAAGGATCAGGGCATTAATTATAAATTACTGAAAAGACATAATCCGTGGCTTAGAGATGATCACTTGGATGTTTCCCGAAATCAGGTATATCGCATTGCCATTCCTGTTAGTAATTAGTAGCGTTTAAGTTATTAGGTGATATAACCTTAATTGAAAGAAACCCATAAAGACTAACACTATTGCAGTCTTTGCGTTATCTTCAGAAAGGTGATTATCATTTTAAATAACGCAAACAATACTCTTTATGGAAAAGACCTATTATGATCCCGCAGATTTAAAAAAGTTTGGAGATGTAGCAGAGTTTGGCCCAGAATTGGCCAAAAAGTTTTTTGATTACTACGGAGATGTCTTTAAGGAAGGTGCTCTCACTGCTCGTGAAAAATCACTTATTGCTCTGGCAGTAGCTCATGCTATCCAATGTCCATATTGTATAGATGCTTATACTTCAGATTCATTAGAGAAGGGAGTTACAGATGAGCAAATGATGGAAGCCGTGCATGTAACTACAGCTATTAGAGGCGGAGCATCATTAGTGCATAGTGTACAAATGATGAATAAGTCTAAGAAGCTTTCTATGTAGTGCTATATTATGATTAAATCATTAAGAGCTAACCACCATATTTTAGCCAATACGCAAGAGCAACTGCGGATACTTTCTGAAGGCATGTTTGCTGATGGCGAGCTACCTACTTTTGAGGATAAGCTTAGCCTGATCAATGAATACCCTTTAAAGCCGAATAGCCTCGAAATATTTCAGGTAAATGTGGGTTATATGTGCAATCAGGTGTGTAAGCATTGTCATGTAGATGCGGGGCCTGATCGTAAAGAAATTATGACTCGCGATACCATGAAAATGTGTATCGATATTATTAGGAAAGCGAATATTAAAACGCTGGACCTTACCGGTGGTGCGCCTGAAATGAATCCGGATTTCCGTTGGTTTGTAGAAGAAGCTAATAAGGCAGGAGTTGATGAGATAATTGTGCGGTCTAACCTGACTATAATCCTGGCTAACCCGTCTTATCATGATTTACCCCAGTTTTTCAAAGAAAATAAAGTAAGAGTAATTTCTTCCTTGCCATTTTATCAGCCAGATAAGACGGATAGGCAAAGAGGGAAGGGAGTTTTTGAAAAATCTATAAAAGCCTTACAAATGCTCAATGAAGTGGGCTATGGAAAAGAGGGTACAGGTTTATTAATGGATCTGGTGTATAACCCGGCCGGAGCTTTTTTGCCAGCTGATCAACTACAGCTTGAGAGAGATTTTAAAAAGGAATTAAAAAATCATTTTGATATAGATTTTAATAGCCTTTTTACCATTACCAACTTGCCCATAAGTCGGTTTTTGGAGTTTTTACTGCGTACGGATAACTATGACGACTATATGGAGAAATTAGTTAATGCTTTTAATCCGGCAGCCGTAAAAGGTGTTATGTGTCGCAATACACTTTCTGTAGATTACCAGGGCTATCTATATGATTGTGATTTTAATCAGATGCTAGGCTTAAAAGTGCAGAAGGCTGCTGGTCAGCATTTGAGAGATTTTGATATAAATAAATTAGAGAACAGAGAAATTAAAATAAGTCAACACTGCTATGGCTGTACTGCAGGAGCTGGCTCCAGCTGCCAGGGTACAGTGGCATGAGCAGGTAAATGTTGCACCTTACATTAGCTAAGGTTATTATTGTCTTATGACTATAGATCAAATAAAAGAAACCACCGCTTTTCTGCAAGATAAGGGAATAACTTCTCCTCAGATAGGCGTAATACTAGGCACAGGCCTGGGCAATAAATTTGTAGAGCAAATAAATATAGAGGTTGAAATTTCTTACGATGATATACCTCATTTTCCACAGGCTACAGTAGAGTTTCATCATGGCAAATTGATTTATGGTGAAATTGCAGGTAAGAAGGTGCTAGCCATGCAGGGCCGCTTTCATTATTACGAAGGTTACAATATGAAACAAGTGACCTTTCCGGTAAGGGTGATGAAGTGTCTGGGAGTGCAGCAATTGCTCATTTCTAATGCTGCTGGCAATATGAATCTAGTGTGGAAAAAAGGAGATATGATGCTTATTGAAGATCATATTAATCTACAGCCAGAGAACCCATTAGTTGGGCCTAACATAGATGAACTGGGGCCTCGCTTTCCTGACATGAGCCAGCCTTATGATGAGCAAATGAGTAATATGCTTATGGATATTGGCTATGAAAAACATATACACTTGCACCGAGGGGTGTATGTGGCGGTAACTGGTCCTAACCTGGAAACTAAAGCGGAATATAAATATCTCAAAAAAATAGGAGCTGATGTAGTAGGTATGTCCACCGTGCCAGAGGTAATAGTGGCTAATCACATGTCTCTACCTTGTTGCGCTATTTCTGTACTTACTGATGATTGTGATCCTGATAATCTGCAACCAGTGAGCCTAGATGAAATCTTAGAGATTGCCGGTGAGGCAGAGGTAAAACTTACCGCCTTATTTGTAGAGCTCATCGCTAAGCTTTAATCTTTCTTGTAAAAACCAAAAGTAACAAAATAGCGTATCTGTGTAGGTAAAGGTTGTTCAAACAATTAATTGAACCCTACCTTTTACTGAGGTGTTATTACATCATAGAATAGATAGCTTATGTTATTCGTTAAAAATATTTTAATCATATCAATATTGACAATTATGCTAGGTGAAGCTAATGCTCAAACAAGTAATGATCATAAAAACAATCCTTATTACTCCAGAACGGATACTTCTAA includes the following:
- a CDS encoding TIGR01777 family oxidoreductase → MSGTVLITGGTGLIGGRLTELLQQKNYTVKYLSRNPKKVKNIEAYAWDVNAHTIDEACLQGTDYIINLAGAGIADERWNKERKKILLESRTRSTALLKDLLRDHEHQVKAVVSASAIGYYGYDSGGVMKREESRFGDDFLATVTKAWEAEADLIADLGIKVSKIRVGLVLTPKGGALEKLMIPAKFGLNAPLGSGDQYMSWIHIDDLCHQFIYAMENQLIGPYNGVAPNPVTNKEFTKTTSSVLHKPAFLPPVPAFMLKLILGEMASMLLGGSRVSSEKIEEKGFQFQYPQLRSALEDLIG
- a CDS encoding TIGR00730 family Rossman fold protein is translated as MKGKKRKQDHIENFDELSEDEKRIIRAFEEKDWNEIKSYDSWVIFKVMSEFVEGFEKLAKIGPCVTIFGSARTRDDHKYYKMAEKIAAKLVRHGYGVISGGGPGIMEAANKGAKSEGGKSVGLNIILPFEQKGNDYIDPDKLITFDYFFVRKVMFTKYSQGFIVMPGGFGTLDELFEALTLIQTKKIGKFPIVLVGKEYWGGLIDWIKDVMLTAANNVSKEDLNLFKIVETEKEAVEVIDDFYAKYLLSPNF
- a CDS encoding lytic transglycosylase domain-containing protein, with the protein product MKYFPHAISLLSLIIICSYVKYDNSRAESATITKKAVTADMPRYNINHAPGGEYMGYLNAVSLDIPSELTFAGERVPLEIPDVKERLDRELLINTYWHSSTIVLIKKAHRWLPQIEEILKKNDIPDDFKYLTAIEGGFANVVSPSNAVGFWQILESSGKENGLEIDREVDERYDPLKATEAACSYLRKSYKKFGNWTNVAASYNRGMAGLQRALDNQKVDSYYDLLLNEETSRYVFRILAIKEIIEHPKKYGFNIEKKHLYDAEELRYVEVDHDIKDLIAFAKDQGINYKLLKRHNPWLRDDHLDVSRNQVYRIAIPVSN
- a CDS encoding arsenosugar biosynthesis-associated peroxidase-like protein, producing MEKTYYDPADLKKFGDVAEFGPELAKKFFDYYGDVFKEGALTAREKSLIALAVAHAIQCPYCIDAYTSDSLEKGVTDEQMMEAVHVTTAIRGGASLVHSVQMMNKSKKLSM
- the arsS gene encoding arsenosugar biosynthesis radical SAM (seleno)protein ArsS (Some members of this family are selenoproteins.) — its product is MIKSLRANHHILANTQEQLRILSEGMFADGELPTFEDKLSLINEYPLKPNSLEIFQVNVGYMCNQVCKHCHVDAGPDRKEIMTRDTMKMCIDIIRKANIKTLDLTGGAPEMNPDFRWFVEEANKAGVDEIIVRSNLTIILANPSYHDLPQFFKENKVRVISSLPFYQPDKTDRQRGKGVFEKSIKALQMLNEVGYGKEGTGLLMDLVYNPAGAFLPADQLQLERDFKKELKNHFDIDFNSLFTITNLPISRFLEFLLRTDNYDDYMEKLVNAFNPAAVKGVMCRNTLSVDYQGYLYDCDFNQMLGLKVQKAAGQHLRDFDINKLENREIKISQHCYGCTAGAGSSCQGTVA
- a CDS encoding purine-nucleoside phosphorylase is translated as MTIDQIKETTAFLQDKGITSPQIGVILGTGLGNKFVEQINIEVEISYDDIPHFPQATVEFHHGKLIYGEIAGKKVLAMQGRFHYYEGYNMKQVTFPVRVMKCLGVQQLLISNAAGNMNLVWKKGDMMLIEDHINLQPENPLVGPNIDELGPRFPDMSQPYDEQMSNMLMDIGYEKHIHLHRGVYVAVTGPNLETKAEYKYLKKIGADVVGMSTVPEVIVANHMSLPCCAISVLTDDCDPDNLQPVSLDEILEIAGEAEVKLTALFVELIAKL